In bacterium, the DNA window CCACCAATCAAATTTTGAAAAAAAAATTATGAACTTTGTCAACGAGTTACGCCGTGATTACGGTATTACCCAACCAATCAAAATCACCACACACAATCACTTTCCAACGGCAGCCGGCCTTGCTAGCAGCGCGAGTGGCTTTGCAGCTCTTACACTCGGTTTGAATAAATTATTTGATCTCAAACTCGGCAAGCAAGAACTTTCTCAACGCGCACGCTTGGGCTCAGGCTCTGCCGCTCGCTCAGTCCTTGGTGGCTTTGTTGTGTGGCATAAAGGCACTCTTGCAAACGGAAACAATTGCTTTGCCGAACAATTGTACGATGCCAACCATTGGCCAACATTACGCATTTTGGTGGTAGTCGTTGATGCATCAATAAAAAAAATGAGTTCACGAGACGGCATGCGCTTAACCGTTACCACCAGCCCATCATTTAACACCTGGTGCACAGAATCTGAAAAACGCATCAGTGCCATGCACCAAGCGATTGCAAAACGCGATTTAGAACAGGTCGGGATGTTAGCAGAAGCTGACTGGCACGGAATGTATAAGTCCATGCGCGATACACAACCACCACTCGAGTATCTTTCAGGCGCATCGTGGGTAGTTATTAAAACGGTCCAGCGGCTGCGCGCTGCCGGCATACTCTGCTACTTTACCACCGACGCCGGCCCCAATGTTAAAATTTTGTGTGAAGAACGCGATGCGGCAATTATCGAACAAACACTCATGGCATTAAACGAAGTAAACAACATTATCCGTAATCGCATTGCATGTGAGCCAATAATCACATGATTACCATTCACACGCCCGGCAAACTGATGCTCGCGGGCGAATGGAGCGTTCTTGAACCAGATAATCGCTGCATCGTTCTTCCTATCAATCGTTTTGCAATCTGTCAGATTCAAGAAGCAACAGAATCAACACTATCAGCACCAACGCTGGGCATTGCCAATGCAATAATTACGTACGAAAATTATGCATACAAAATTGCATCGAACGACTCACAACTTTTTATGGCACAAGCGGTACTCAACACCACATTGCGTTTTTTAAACGAACACAAGGTCACACTCAAAAAATTTAATCTCACCATCAATACCGACCAATTTTTTTATCATCAACAAAAACTCGGCTTTGGCAGCAGTGCTGCCGTGTGCGTTGGCATAACACGCGCGTTACTTACGTTGCATCAATTTATTGCAGACGATCTTACTATTTTCAAACTAGCAACGCTGGCACATTATCACGCACAAAAAAAAATCGGCAGCGGGTTTGATATCGCTGCGTCAACGTACGCCCAGCCACTCAGCTACCAGCGCTTTGATGCCGCATGGCTTGCCACACAAAGAACCGATTCGATTAAAAAAATTATAGAACAACCATGGCCAGGGCTGATCATCAAGCCAATCACACTGCCGCAAAAGTTTCATATGTGCGTCGGCTTCACCGGCGTAAGCGCTTCAACAACCACCCTTGCGCAGCGCATTTTACATTTTAAAAATGAGCATACCGAACAATACCAAAACTGGTGCACGACAACCAACAAAATTATTCTTGAACTAGAAACAGCTCTTGAAAATAATAAACAACAAACAATTATTGATTTAATTAATCAACAACAAAAATCACTGCGAAATTTGTCAGATTTGTCTGACGCACAAATTGACATTCCCGTCATGAGTTCGCTTATTGCCGCGGCGCAAAAGCACGGCACTGGTGCCAAATTTTCTGGCGCTGGTGGAGGCGACTGCGTGATTGCAATCTGCTTTGAAAATAACCGCGAAAAAAACATCAATCACGAGTGGGCGGCAATGGGTATTAAAATTATCAACACGGTAATTTTGAACCCTATGAAAAAAAATTAAATCTCTCTTAAAAAGTATCTACATTTACTTGACCAGAGCAGTTTTTTGTATCTTTCCGTTCGTGCTGAGCCTGTCGAAGCATCTGAACGGGCTCTTTTTTGTCTGTCTGAAAAGCCGAGAAGAATCGAAGCCCACTTCTATCCCGCCATACTTCGACAAGCTCAGCACGAGCGGGATCATGATGCAAAAACAGAAAAATGTATGCAATCTTTTGGAATATACAAGTGTGGCCATCGACGGTGAGTAAAGGGTCAATCATTTAATTTACAAAAATCATAATGATCGAAAGAGCGTTATATAAACAGAAAACGTACCCCTACTTTTCTAAATAATATTCTTGGTGTAGCATAAAGAACGCTTGCTAGCCACCTGCCCTTATTTAATGTAATAATCAAACAAGGAGTTTTTCATGTCATTATTTTTCTATTGCCTCGTTATCGTCATTTTTGGCGTGGGGGTACTTTTTTACGTTCGCAGCACACAAGAAACATCAATACAGAAAACAACCACACGCGCACTGCGCACGTTTGGCGATCTCAAATATCCGTTTTCACTGCCAGCACTGCTGTATACTTACAATGCTCTTGAGCCACACATCGACGAAGCAACCATGAATATTCATCACACCAAACATCATCAAGCGTACATCAACAGCTTGAATGAATGCCTTGAAAAACATCCAGAATTTCAAAGCAAGTCACTCGTTGATTTAATTGCTCACACCAAAACATTACCAGAAAGTTTACTCAAGGTCGTTGAAAATCATGGTGGTGGACATGCCAATCATTCAATGTTTTGGCTGATTATGTCACCACAAGGCGGCGGACAACCTGAAGGCAAATTAGCACAAGCAATTGATAAGACATTTGGTTCTTTTGAAAATTTTAAGAAATTGTTTATTGAAGCAGCAAAAACACGTTTTGGCAGCGGTTGGGCATGGTTATGTGTTGATAGCGATAATAATTTGGTGATCACATCAACCGCCAATCAAGACAATCCCATGATGGATGGATTAATCCCTGTTCTTGGCTTGGACATATGGGAACATGCGTATTATTTAAAATACCAAAACAAACGCATTGATTATGTTAACACGTGGTGGAATGTAATCAACTGGCCTGTGGTTGCTGAGTATTTTGCAAAGGCATGCTCAAAGTAACCGGCATCACAAAAAAATTTTGCGCTTGTAAAGCAGTAGCGACTTCGTGTTGCTGCTGCTTATTTTTTGTCAACGCAACAAGCGCCCCGCCAGCACCAGCTCCCGTCACTTTAACACTCAGCGCGCCGGCAGTAAGAGTCTTTTTGATAATAGCTTCAAGGTCCGCATTTGAAACACCAAGCTCTTTCAATAACTCATGATTCATGGTCATGCACATGCTCAATGCCGTAAGATTGCCTTGCTCAACAGCTTGCACACCCAACGAAAAAAGTTTCTCATAATCAGCACACAAGCGAGCAAAACATTCAGACCGCCTAGCACGATAACGTTGAACTGCAACCACTGCACCACTCGTTTGACTACGCATGCCACTGTCAATCACAACAAAGTGCAGGTCTGCTCGTGATCCAAAAAAATGTAGGTCTTTGCCTTTTTCAAAAATAAAAAAGCCACCAAACGTTGCTGCCGTGTTATCAATCCCACTCGGGTTGCCGTGCGCTATTTTCTCAGCCTGCAAAGCAGCCATACTGATAGCATTATCATCAAGATTGAGATTACATGTTTTGTTGATAGCTCGCGCAGTTGCCACCGCAGCTGCCGCACTGGAACCGGTACCGCCCGACATTACCACTAAATCGCCCGACAACGTAACTTCAAGCGATTGCGTGATGCCCAAAAAATTGATTATCGCTGATAAAAAATGATTCAGTTTTTCAGCCGAACATTTCAATGAATTATCAGCAAAACAACGCTGGTCAACAACGCGCGACGGACCACTAATAATTTTTGCAACCGCATGGGTTTGCTGCGGCAATGCAAATACAAGAGCTGGCAAGCCATACACAACAAAATGCTCACCAAACAAAATTATTTTACCGTATCCACCCACATTACTCATGCGCGATGCTCCGGCACAAATTTAAGACCGTAATGAATGATGCCATTCAGTCCAGAAACATAATATTTGCGCAGAGCTGCTCTTAAAGGCATACCAATGATCAGCTCTTCAAAATCAACATCAGCCAATTGCGTCATAATACGCGGACCATCTGCTAGTTGAACGAAACCAACACAGTACGGCTCATACATTTTATGCTCACGCGGCGCATGCATGACCTGCGTAAACGACAAGAGCGTCGCACAATGACTCAACTCAACCGGCTTAAATTCCGTGCTTGCACACGTGCATAAATATTTTTTTGGATAAAATTTTTGATAACACACAGCACATTGCACCCCCATCAAGCGATATCGTTGAGGATACAAGCGCCAATCGATAATCGGACTATCGCTAAACATACGCCACTCCTTATTTTTCTTGATCGATAAATATCACCAAAGTATAGGCGTATCTTTATAAAAAAAAAGCCTGCGAATGCAATTCGCAAGCTCTCAATACATAACATTTCTATACAATTTATTTATTACCAAAATTTTCAAGATCAGTAATCAACTCAGCAAGTTCTGCCGGCATAAGGCCTTCAAAATCTTTCTTTAAAACACTCGCCCCAGCATAAATTAGTGTTGCTTGAATTTCAACAAACTTGACTGCCACCGCAATATGCAAAGGCGTCCATCCACAACTTTTTTCTGGCTTATTAATAAAATAATGAAATTCGTCATCTGAAAGACATGCTCGCGCCCGTTTTATAAGATTTTCTACCAATGAAAGATTTCCATCGTACACAGCACTATGAAGGATTGTAAGATCATTCTCGTTAGTTTCTAACAATAAAAAACGATCTCGTTCACGTGGCTCTAATTCGCGTCGCTCTAAAAAGGTCTGCTCAAAATTTTGCGAAAACTTTTGTATACAACCTTCAAAGTCTCCATACATTCGGCCCGTAAATTCTCGACCAGCAAAAAGCAAACTCTGCGAACAAAGAAAAACAACTATCAATTTGACGTAAAAGTTACGCATAGAAAAATCCCTTGTTTCTTAGCTGTGTTTATAGAGTGAAGGCACATATTTTTTCCGTGCAAAAACTTTATCAAACAATGAGTTATTGTCAAACAACAAAAAATTATGGCATAAGAAAAGGCCGCTAAAAAAGCGGCCTTTTCTTATTTTGCTAGCGAATTTAAAATTCACTCAAACTTAGTTAAAATTGGCGCTTATTTTTTGCCTTTTTTACCTTTGTATTCTTTCTTACCTTGGTATTTGTTGTATTTGTTGTATTTGCCACCTTGACCGCCTTGAGCTGCCATTGCTTGAAGATTTTTAACTTGGTCCATATAATACTGAATTGGCTGCAACGCTGCCTGAACTAATGGATTATTTTGCGACTTAATATTCTTCAAATTTTGTAAATCTTCTTGTACTACAGTCACTACGGCAACTTGCTCATCAAGAGATGTATTTGCAGCGTTTGGCATCATTTTAGCTACCACAGCAATATCAGTCAAAGTCTTAACAATCAACTGTGGCATTAGAGCAACAGTATTTCTCGCAGCCTGAATTGTTGGATTTTGATTTAAAGCAGCTTGAACTGATGAATCACTTGAAACCTCAGGAACAGCCAAAGCAGCATTAACCGCTTGAACTGCCGGTACTACAGCAACCATATTTTTTACATTATTCCAATCCGAGATGTTAACTACTAGGCTGGCCAATGTTGCAATGTCAGTCAATGCTTGCGTAATTTGTTGAGCTGACGCTGCTGATGTTCCAGAAACTTGAGTAACACCTTGTGGCACAACAAGAGCCGCTCTAATTGCTGGCGTCAAAGCAGCCACAACTGATGGATCATTAGCCACAACCGGATCTGTTAAATCGTTGTTAACTGTTTGAACGGCTGACGTCATAGGAGCACCGGTAACTCCTGCATTAACAAGAACACTCAACGCAGCAATATCGCTCAATGTCCGCGTAACCGCTGGATTTGCAACTGGAGCTGGACCTGCCACTACGACTGGCGGCACTGGGTCAACAGAAACAACTACTGGAGGTACTGGAGTACCTGTTGGCGTTACTGGACTTACTGCAATCCTACCTTGTAAAGCAGTAATTGCTTGACTCAAAGCAGTTTGAATACTTGAATCCAACGATGGCATACCTTGGAATGCTTGCAACGCATTAAGAGCTAATTGAGCTGGCGAAGAACCTGGAGCAGGGTTTGCCAACGCACTCAAAGCCGCTACTATTTTATCAGCTGCTACTTTTTCAGCTGCTGTTTTTTCAGCCAATATTTGAGCTGCCGCTTGTGTTGCTTGAGCTGCTGCTTGAGCTGCTTTATCTGCTGCTTGAGCTGCTTTTTCAGCTGCTGCTTGAGCTGCTGCCGTTGCATCAGGCGTTCCAGTCGAAGCTGCTACCGCCGCTGCTTGCGTCGCTGTCGCTGCTGCTTGCGTTGCAACCGCTGCTGCTTGTGTTGCTGCTGGCGTTCCTGTCGCTGCAGCTGTTACTGCTGCTTGTGTTGCTGCAGCTGCTGCTGTCGTTGCAGCTACTGCTGCTGCTGCCGACGTACCAGTCGCTGCTGATTCAGCTACTGCTTGCGTTGCCGAAGCTGCTGCTTGCGTTGCTGCTTGAGTTGCTGCCGCTGCTACCGGTGCCGAAGGAGTTGACCCCACTGCCGTCAAGCTTGCAATTACGGGAGTAATTGCTTTTTGATCAGCTTTTGATAACAATGGGGAAGAACTTAAAAATTGAAGCAATGTCTGTAATTGAGTAACACTCGCTGCATGTTCGCTTATCAATTGCATTAGCAAATTAGCAAACGCTTGCTGCGTTTGAGCAGTAAAAGTACCCGCGCTATTAGAAGTAGCCAACGATGTAACATTATTTATCAATGTACTATCAATCGATTGTCCACTGAATTGATTGATCGAATTTTGAACTGACGCATCATCTGCGTAAGCCATGCTGGTTGCCAACATCGCAACCCCAGCAAGTGATTTTATAAACTTCTTATTCATGATTAAATTCTCCTATTTTTTTAATTTTGATCAGCGGATTGATCATCTACAACTGAGTCTTCTGTCTCGGCATTGTCTGCTGCTACAGTTGTACCTGATGTGGCAGTAGTGGTACTTTTGGTTACTTTTTTCCCTTTACCTTTTTTACGTATTTTTTTGCCTGTTTTTTGACTACCAACATTGCCTACAGCTTTTTTACCAGCTTTTTTCACTTTGCCTACTTTAACTTTTCCGGCACGAGCTTTCTTAATATTCTTAGCGACTTGAGCTTTCGTAGAAACTTGTTTCTTACCAACGGAAGGTTGCCCCAACGTTGGAACATTTTGCATAGCTTGTGGCAAATTCGGTATCAATGTCGAGATAACATATTGTTGTTGTGCTTGTGCCAAAAGAGGCGAAGTACTTGCTTGTACTAACAAATTGCGCATTGCAGTTGTAAGATCATTATGTTCTTTTAATACTTGTGCAACGCCACTACCAACCGCACGATGCGTTTTACCGGTAAAATCGCCAGCATCTGCTTCTGAGGCCAATTTAACCAATTCATTTATTTTATCAGCGTGCGATTTGTTACTTAAATCTTGCAATGACTTTTGAATGCTTTCATCGGTAAGATCTTTGGTAGAGGCTTTTGCCGAACCAGCCGGTTTAACAGCGACTAGCTTTTTAACTTTAACTACCTTCTTAGCTTTTTTCTTACCCGTTTTACCCGTCTTGACTGTCTTGACTGTCGAGTCTGATTTAGCTGCAAACATGGCACTTGATGCCAACGTAAGGGCTATTAACAAGAGCCCACTCAAACTTATCTTCTTCATCATCGATCTCCTTATTATTTCGATTCCTCAGCTTTCGCTGTAATCTCTTCCACTTCCTTTACTACTTTCTTACTTATTTACTTGTCGCTCATAATGAGATGCTTTGGTAACAGCGTAAGATTCTGTTCCTGCACCAAAGTTTAAAAAATAGCCTGCACTATGTTTCCACTCATCTCATATCTCCTCTTTTCATCATAATTCATTTAATTCACACTATTCGTTTTAGGATTTTTTTTCATCATCTTTTTGCCAATCTTGGCTCCCTTTCGAGCGCCACTTTTTTGCTGTTGAGCTTTTTTCCGTTGTTTTTTAGTGCCTACTCTTTTGCCAGGCTTGGTTGGAGTACCCGCTTGATTATCACGTACTACCACCACAGGCTTGATCTGCTCCGGTATCATGGTCGAAGAAACGTACGTTTGTTGGTCTTTAGTTAAAAGTGGAGACGTACGCGCTGCATTAAGCAAATCAAGTGTTTTCTTTGCAATATCTTTACTTTGCGTAGCAAGCGCTACCAATGCATCCGCATATGCTTGCTGCGTTGCGGTACTAAAAGCACCCGCACTAGCCCCTGCTGTTAATTTTGACAAAAAGCGCAACCGATCATCAAGCAACGGCTGTTTGCTAATACTTGCCAGCAAGCGCGTTACGCGGTCATCAGTCAATACTTGCTGCGTCACGTCTGCCGACTCAACCATTGATGCATTTGCTACCGTCGCAACCGCTGGCGATACACCAAGCACATTTGCTTGTTTTAAATCTTTGAATTTGTCCAACGCTGGCAATAATTGCTGGCTTACATACTGACGACGCACCTTATCCAGCAAAGGTACATTGCCTTGCAAAACGTTTCGCATCAACTCACGCAATTGCGCTTGTGCCTGATCAGACTGACTGGCGCGTTGATCGTACAACTGAACAAGTGATTTATAAAACATATCACGAATGCCAGCATTAAGAACCACTCGCAAGCCACCCTTGGTAGAAAAGTTAGTTGGATTTGCAAGCGCTGAAAGACTTTGCAAACTATCCTGAAAGGTAGTTTTTTGTGCTGCCGCCATAACAAGACTCTTTAAAAGTCTTGGCACCATGGTTTTTGCCACATACTTTTGCTGGACCGGAGAAAGCAATGAACTCGCTTGTGCTCGAGAAAGAATCGGCAACATGGCAAGCTGCGTACCTTCAGTTGTAGCCAATTTGTTGGTAGCATCAAGTAAATTACCAAAATCAGTTTTGGTTCTAGCATTAAATGTCGCCCTACCAGAACGGTCAAGCAACAAAGATAGCGCTTGAATTTTCTGATCCACAACTGCCATAGCCCCAATTTTGGTAAAATAACTCTTAATAAGGGTATCAATATCTGCCTGACTTGCAAAATTGTCTGGAATATTAAAAGCCGCAAAAGCAACGGAATGCATTGTCAGCACAGCTACCGCCAGCAACACACACACTTTCCTTACCATTGAGCACAATGTCGTCATGATACTCCTTCCTTATTATTACCGCCTACTACTTACAAAAATATCAAATAGCAATTACTAATTGCAATGATTTTAGTAAAAATTATAAGAACGAAAGCATTTTCAAGAATAAAAGCCTCAAGAATAAGCAATTGACAGAGGCCCGAATATCCATTACATTCCACGATATTCTTCAAATTAGAGATAAACAAGCAAGCCAAAATAGACTGATCTCGTGGTGGTTACATTGAAAGACAAAAACAGTCGAATCCCTGCTTTTCATAAAAAATCCCTCAGCGAGCGTTTAAAATACGTCGAAACCTTTGCCAACCTTACTCATCAAGAAATCAAAGAGCTAGAGTCGGGGGCCTCCCTTCCCATTCCTCTCGCCGAAAAAATGAGCGAAAATGTCATCTCAGTCATGTCTTTGCCTTTTGGCGTCGCCACCAATTTCATGATCAACGGTCAAGATTATCTGATTCCAATGGTCACTGAAGAACCAAGCGTCATTGCAGCCGCCTCGCACGGCGCCAAACTCGCGCGAAATGCCGACGGTTTTACCACTAGTTGCGGCTATCCACTCATGATTGGCCAAATATTGTTAGCAAATATATCCAATTCTGCTAACGCACTCGAAGCTTTGAACAACAAAAAAAGAGAGCTCCTTGCGCTTGCCAACCAACTCGACCCCATACTGCTCGAGCATGGCGGAGGGGCAGTAGATCTGACTGCTCAAGAGCTTGTACTCAACAAAGACCTATGCCTTTCTATAAAATTGCACGTGAATGTCGGTGATGCCATGGGCGCCAACATTGTTAACACCATGACAGAATTTATTGCACCACTCATTCAAAAAGTATGCGGTGGCCTGGTCAGATTGTGTATTGTTTCAAATTTTTCTCCCGATCGCTTAGTCCACGTTACCGGCACCTGGGACCAAGAAACGCTGGGGTTACCAACTATCGATGCTATCATACAAGCCAGTGCCTTTGCAGCAGCCGATATCTATCGAGCCGTAACACACAATAAAGGAATTATGAACGGCGTTATTGCGGTCGCGTTGGCCACCGGCAACGATACCCGGGCCATCGAAGCAGGAGCACATGGGTACGCCGCTCTCACGGGCCGCTACCAACCACTTAGCTGGTATGAAAAAAATGAAGCAGGCGATTTAGTGGGACACCTAGCAATGCCCCTACCCATCGCAACCGTTGGCGGAATAACTAAAAGTCATCCAACTGCCTGTATCGCCAGAAAAATTCTTACCATTACCAGCGCACAAGAACTTGCCGGCGTTACTGCAGCTGTAGGACTGGCACAAAACTTTGCCGCCCTGCGTGCATTGGTAACTGAAGGAATTCAGCACGGGCACATGCGACTGCACAGCCAAAACATTGCCATTACCGCGGGCGCTACCGGCCAGGCTATCGACAATATTGCCCACCAAATGATCACAAAGAAAAAAATTTCAGTTGCGCATGCGCGCACACTTTTGACGAAAGGGTCCCTATGATTGGTGGCATTATGGGCTACGGGGCTTACATTCCACGCTACCGAATCAGCGTTGAAAAACTCGCACAAGCTCTTGACGACAATGCTACACAGATTATCAACTCACTAGCAATTGCCGAAAAATCAGTCCCGGGCAAAGATGAAGATAGCCTCACGATGGTCGTTGCTGCGGCAAAAAATGCTTTAAAACGGGCAACGTTACCAGCACCATCACTGCAAGCAGTTTATGTTGGCAGCGAAAGCCATCCCTACGCCGTCAAACCTTCCGCAACAATTTTAGGTGAAGCTTTAGGGATTGGCACCAATTATATGGCTGCCGATTTTGAATTTGCTTGCAAAGGCGGCACCGCTGCCCTGCAAGCCGCTCTTGGTGTGGTTAAGGCTGGGATGGCCTCGTACGCGTTGGCCGCCGGCAGCGATACCGCTCAAGCAAAGCCAACAGATATTTTAGAATATGCCGCCGCCGCTGGGTCCGCCGCTTTTATTGTTTCAAACAATCTTGATGAAGCGTGCGCAATTGTTGAACGAACATTATCGTACAGTTCAGACACGCCAGATTTTTGGCGTCGTTCATCAGCTGCCTACCCAGAACATGGCGGACGTTTTACTGCACAACCAGCTTACTTTGCGCATGTTGTGGCGGCAACACAACAACTTTTAACGGCACACAACCTCAAACCAACCGACATCGATCATGTTATTTTTCATCAACCAAATGGTAAATTCCCCGTGATGGCCGCCAGGCAACTTGGTTTTTCTCGGGCCCAACTGGCCAACGGCTTACTTGTTGAAAAAATGGGCAACTCGTACAGCGCTAATTCACTTTTGGGTCTTACGGCGGTACTGGACAACGCACTACCCAACCAAACTATTCTATTAGTTAGTTATGGCAGCGGCAGCGGCTGCGATGCTTTCGTAATTAAAACAACTGAAAAAATTTTATCGGTCCAAAATAAAGCACGTCGCACCCAAGAATATTTGGCAGAAAAAAAGTATATTTCCTACGCAACATATCTTCATCATTTAACCTGCTTGTACGGTGCATTATGAACATTGCGATTATCGGCATTGGCCAAACAAAATTCGGTGAATTGTGGGAAAGTTCGCTGCAAGATTTACTTGCATACAGCCAACTTGCAGCCCTCAAAGATGCTAATATTTCAGCACAAGAAATTGAAGCACTGGTGGTCGGCAACATGTGTGGAGAAAGTACCGGAGGTCAAGTACATCTTGGCGCACTAGCTGCACATATTTTAAATCTCAATGTTCCAAGTATGCGCGTTGAAGGAGCCTGTGCATCAGGTGCGTTAGCACTGCAACAAGGTATAGCACTTATTGAAGCCGGCAAGGCAGAAGTAGTACTAGTCAGCGGCGTTGAAAAATTAACTGATGTTGATGCCGGCACACTGGCAACGAGTATGATTGGCGCCAGCTTACAGGAAACAGATCATTTTGTGGGCCTTACTTTCCCAAGCCTTTTTGCACTCATCACGCGTTTATATTTTAATGAGCACGGCATTACGCGTAAGCACCTTGCACACGTGAGCGTTAAAAATCATTTGCACGCAAGCTTAAACCCCAACGCACATTTTACCAAAGACATTTCTCTTGAAACGGCGCTACACGCACCAATGGTCGCCGACCCACTGGGTCTTTTTGACTGCGCACCAGTTTCTGACGGCGCTGCATCGATCATTATCACAACACCAGAATTTGCGAAACGCAAAGGCATCAAGCCGGTGTTGATCATTGGCTCTGGCGTTGCCACTGATTCATTAATGTTTGGCGAACGCACGACACTCACATCTTTTGTCGCCACAAAATTAGCCGCACATAGTGCTTATCAACAAGCTGGCATTGAGCCGGAAAATATTGATCTGGTTGAAGTGCACGATGCATTTACCATGGCCGAAATTATGGCGCTTGAAGATTTAGGTTTTTTTGAACCGGGACAAGCAGCTTACGCAACACAAAAAGGCACCACAAAATTCAATGGCACCCTACCCGTCAACATGTCTGGTGGACTCAAAGCACAAGGACATCCCGTTGGCGCCACTGGCCTTGCACAAATTATTGAACTTATCAGACAGCTACGCGGCACTGCCGGCAAACGACAAATTGCCAATGCACGCACTGGCCTTGCACACAACATGGGCGGCATTGGCTCTACCGTAGCGGTTCATATTCTTGCAAGTAACCATTGACCAGCACTTCTTTTTTGGCATAATTTTTTAGCGTGCTATAATCCAGTCATAACAAAAGATCGAAATCATTTTTTTTAAAATTATGGAGAATCTGTTATGAAGAAAACATTTCACTACTCGCTAATTTTTGCTGTAATATTTGCCAGCACCGCCATAGCAGCAGGAACTGCTACAGAAAAAGAATTTTCCATCTGCCCAAGCATTCCCGATGACTTTTGCCTTGAAGACAAACAACTGATCACGGCGGTAAAAAAAGGGCTTCACGAAGCATTAGAACGAATTCTTCTTTTCCATAAAAATGTTAATCTTGAATATGAAGAAGGCTCGTTGCTTCATCATGCAGCGAGTGAAGGACATCTTAAATGTGCTGAATTACTCGTTAATAACGGTGCTGATATTTCTGCCACCACACCACACGGCGGCACACCTCTCCATTGCGCTGCATGGAAAGGCTACACAGACATCGTACAATTTCTTTTGAATAATAATGCACCAATTAATGCAATTAATTTCATTGAACAAGCA includes these proteins:
- a CDS encoding hydroxymethylglutaryl-CoA synthase, whose translation is MIGGIMGYGAYIPRYRISVEKLAQALDDNATQIINSLAIAEKSVPGKDEDSLTMVVAAAKNALKRATLPAPSLQAVYVGSESHPYAVKPSATILGEALGIGTNYMAADFEFACKGGTAALQAALGVVKAGMASYALAAGSDTAQAKPTDILEYAAAAGSAAFIVSNNLDEACAIVERTLSYSSDTPDFWRRSSAAYPEHGGRFTAQPAYFAHVVAATQQLLTAHNLKPTDIDHVIFHQPNGKFPVMAARQLGFSRAQLANGLLVEKMGNSYSANSLLGLTAVLDNALPNQTILLVSYGSGSGCDAFVIKTTEKILSVQNKARRTQEYLAEKKYISYATYLHHLTCLYGAL
- a CDS encoding thiolase domain-containing protein, with amino-acid sequence MNIAIIGIGQTKFGELWESSLQDLLAYSQLAALKDANISAQEIEALVVGNMCGESTGGQVHLGALAAHILNLNVPSMRVEGACASGALALQQGIALIEAGKAEVVLVSGVEKLTDVDAGTLATSMIGASLQETDHFVGLTFPSLFALITRLYFNEHGITRKHLAHVSVKNHLHASLNPNAHFTKDISLETALHAPMVADPLGLFDCAPVSDGAASIIITTPEFAKRKGIKPVLIIGSGVATDSLMFGERTTLTSFVATKLAAHSAYQQAGIEPENIDLVEVHDAFTMAEIMALEDLGFFEPGQAAYATQKGTTKFNGTLPVNMSGGLKAQGHPVGATGLAQIIELIRQLRGTAGKRQIANARTGLAHNMGGIGSTVAVHILASNH
- a CDS encoding ankyrin repeat domain-containing protein; the encoded protein is MKKTFHYSLIFAVIFASTAIAAGTATEKEFSICPSIPDDFCLEDKQLITAVKKGLHEALERILLFHKNVNLEYEEGSLLHHAASEGHLKCAELLVNNGADISATTPHGGTPLHCAAWKGYTDIVQFLLNNNAPINAINFIEQATPLHWAAKQNHTNCIALLLAAGANPTLKNATNKTAADYAEELGHQELAALLRTAEITWQKEHKQKACTIS